One Chitinophaga sp. H8 DNA window includes the following coding sequences:
- the mgtE gene encoding magnesium transporter produces the protein MENEALLEKFRTLADESNFRELSVYLDDQLITDIAELIHELPEDAGAIINHLSIGRAAAAFRILEFPQQEDVIRSLSAAKIAELMNELPADDRTAFLEELPSEAVKELIKLLDPEERKITLSLLGYRENSVGRIMTPDYIAVREEWTVGQVLNYIREYGKDSETIDVIYVIDDKGRLLDDFRIREFLLVSPDTVVHTLMDDRFVTLHANDDQEEAIQVFRMENRVALPVVDDQGILLGIVTIDDMLWIANEEHTEDIQKIGGTEALDEPYLDMPLLKLVKKRAGWLVVLFIGEMLTATAMAFFEDEIAKAVVLALFVPLIISSGGNSGSQASTLIIQAMALGEITLSDWWRVMRREISSGLLLGSILGIIGFTRIMLWNAIKPTTYGPHAPLIGATVGVSLVGVVLWGTLSGSMLPLILKKLGADPATSSAPFVATLVDVTGLLIYFSVAFAFMRGILL, from the coding sequence ATGGAAAACGAAGCACTACTGGAAAAGTTCAGGACATTAGCGGATGAAAGCAATTTCCGTGAATTAAGTGTATACCTGGATGACCAGCTTATTACAGATATTGCTGAATTAATTCATGAACTGCCGGAAGATGCGGGAGCGATTATCAATCATCTGTCCATCGGCCGTGCTGCTGCGGCTTTCCGTATCCTGGAATTTCCCCAGCAGGAAGATGTGATCCGGTCATTGTCTGCAGCTAAAATTGCGGAACTCATGAATGAGCTGCCTGCGGATGACCGTACCGCCTTCCTCGAAGAATTACCCAGTGAGGCTGTAAAAGAACTCATTAAACTACTGGATCCTGAAGAAAGAAAAATCACCTTGTCACTCCTGGGCTATCGTGAAAACAGCGTAGGCCGTATCATGACCCCCGACTACATTGCAGTCAGGGAAGAATGGACAGTAGGGCAGGTATTAAACTATATCCGGGAATATGGGAAAGACAGTGAAACCATTGATGTAATTTATGTAATTGATGACAAAGGCCGCTTACTGGATGATTTCCGGATCAGAGAGTTTTTACTGGTATCACCGGATACAGTAGTACATACCCTAATGGATGACCGTTTTGTTACCCTTCACGCCAATGATGATCAGGAAGAAGCGATCCAGGTATTCCGGATGGAAAACCGGGTGGCCCTTCCGGTAGTGGATGATCAGGGCATCCTGTTAGGGATTGTTACCATTGATGATATGCTCTGGATTGCCAACGAGGAACATACAGAAGATATTCAAAAGATTGGTGGTACCGAGGCATTGGATGAGCCTTACCTCGACATGCCCTTACTGAAGCTGGTTAAAAAGAGAGCCGGGTGGCTGGTAGTGCTTTTCATCGGTGAAATGCTCACTGCTACGGCCATGGCATTTTTTGAAGATGAAATTGCTAAAGCAGTAGTACTGGCACTATTCGTACCCCTTATTATTTCCAGCGGAGGAAACAGTGGTTCACAGGCTTCCACACTTATTATCCAGGCAATGGCACTGGGAGAAATCACGTTGAGTGACTGGTGGCGGGTGATGCGCAGAGAAATATCTTCCGGCCTGTTATTAGGCAGCATCCTGGGCATTATCGGATTTACCCGAATTATGCTCTGGAATGCCATCAAACCTACGACTTATGGCCCGCATGCTCCTTTAATCGGAGCAACCGTTGGGGTATCACTGGTTGGGGTAGTACTTTGGGGTACCCTTTCCGGCTCCATGCTGCCATTGATACTGAAAAAACTTGGGGCTGACCCTGCTACCTCTTCTGCTCCATTTGTGGCCACCTTGGTGGACGTAACCGGACTACTGATTTATTTCTCCGTAGCATTTGCCTTTATGAGAGGCATACTACTTTAA
- a CDS encoding histidine phosphatase family protein encodes MTRYFVLLLLFVACQPKSPAHQSIPVTEDSTFLTGTFFVVRHAETESGKNPALSLQGQQRAGALYHLLKDSGIAKIYTTTYERSIQTADSMRLQLHLDTVFYAADTTGESLIYEISRHGDWGKRLLVIGHSNTLLPIIHTLKANPLVDSIGRADFSNLFIVHKYRDNSLLEHKHYEGYNGKR; translated from the coding sequence ATGACCAGATATTTTGTTTTGCTGCTGCTTTTTGTGGCTTGCCAGCCCAAATCGCCGGCGCATCAGTCCATACCGGTCACAGAAGACAGCACTTTTCTTACAGGCACCTTTTTTGTGGTCAGACATGCAGAAACTGAGTCCGGAAAAAATCCTGCTTTATCCTTGCAGGGGCAGCAAAGGGCAGGGGCATTGTACCACTTACTCAAAGATTCAGGGATCGCTAAGATATATACCACCACTTATGAAAGGAGTATTCAAACTGCCGATTCCATGCGATTACAGCTACACCTGGATACCGTGTTCTATGCTGCGGATACTACCGGAGAATCACTGATTTATGAAATCTCCAGGCATGGCGACTGGGGAAAGCGCTTGCTGGTAATTGGGCATAGTAATACTCTCCTGCCTATTATACATACCCTGAAAGCCAACCCTTTGGTAGATTCTATCGGAAGGGCCGATTTTAGTAACCTGTTCATCGTTCATAAATACCGGGATAATTCCCTCCTTGAGCATAAACATTACGAAGGATATAACGGAAAAAGATAA
- a CDS encoding DUF4954 family protein: MNNIQKKPLTALGYNFVETPHLPKGKDEYYLREQQWGKHGVYRKLTAYEIEALVRNDNTSDDWNSIFVANEFDPQLVQHCHFFGMVRIGKLEPYYLEFHNLRLPVGLYNSTICACDFGDNVVVYNVNFLSHYILGNEVIVANVNEMATTDYAKFGNGIVKDGEPENVRIWMELCNENGGRSVMPFDGMLPGDAYLWTRYRDDAALQQKFKLFTEKQFDKKRGYYGMVGDRTVIKNCKIIKDVTIGTDAYLKGANKLKNLTINSMAGAASQIGEGCELVNGIMGYGCRVFYGVKAVRFVMASHSQLKYGARLINSYLGNNATISCCEVLNSLIFPAHEQHHNNSFLCAALVMGQSNMAAGATIGSNHNSRGADGEIIAGRGFWPGLCVSLKHNSKFASFTIISKGNYMSEMNIPIPFSLILNDEHTNCLKIMPGYWFMHNMYALARNSWKYVDRDKRTDKIQTIEYDYLAPDSVEEMIASLTLMETAVGKAWYVSKEESTDKLTGQTIQLKGRELLTQHPDEVARLQVFAENMENSHRRVQLLKVHKAYAWFKDLILLYGIRNIIDYVDQQDLNSLTALQTIVKSSKRGAWHNIGGQLMKADTLEELKNKIRKGKINSWDQLHDNYIQIGEDYFYDKLQHAIASMLHVLEISPREFSTLHLKQCLQQSVNTLGILTENIYQSREKDYNNPFRKMSYENEAEMDAVIGKLEDNGFIQQTRSSLKEYKKQVKDMIRKWEL; this comes from the coding sequence ATGAATAACATACAGAAAAAACCGCTTACAGCCTTGGGTTATAATTTTGTAGAAACCCCGCATTTACCCAAAGGAAAAGATGAATATTATCTTCGTGAGCAACAATGGGGGAAACATGGCGTATATCGTAAATTGACCGCTTATGAAATTGAGGCACTGGTAAGAAATGATAATACCTCCGACGACTGGAACAGTATTTTCGTTGCCAATGAATTTGACCCGCAGCTGGTACAGCACTGCCATTTTTTTGGAATGGTGCGGATAGGTAAACTGGAGCCGTACTACCTGGAATTTCATAATTTACGCCTGCCTGTAGGCTTGTATAACAGTACCATATGCGCCTGCGACTTTGGCGATAATGTAGTGGTCTATAACGTAAATTTTCTTTCTCATTATATACTGGGCAATGAAGTAATCGTAGCCAATGTTAATGAAATGGCTACTACTGACTACGCCAAATTTGGTAATGGCATTGTCAAAGATGGGGAGCCGGAAAATGTACGGATCTGGATGGAATTGTGCAATGAAAATGGTGGACGCAGTGTAATGCCCTTTGACGGTATGCTGCCGGGTGATGCCTATCTCTGGACACGTTATCGTGATGATGCTGCCCTGCAACAAAAGTTTAAATTATTTACCGAGAAACAGTTTGATAAAAAGCGTGGGTATTATGGCATGGTAGGTGACCGTACAGTCATAAAAAACTGTAAAATCATCAAAGATGTTACCATCGGTACGGATGCCTATTTAAAAGGCGCCAACAAGCTCAAAAACCTTACTATTAACAGTATGGCAGGCGCTGCTTCCCAGATCGGTGAAGGCTGTGAACTTGTAAATGGAATTATGGGTTATGGCTGCCGGGTATTCTATGGTGTTAAAGCCGTTCGTTTTGTAATGGCCTCCCACTCCCAGTTAAAATATGGCGCCCGTCTCATTAACTCTTATCTGGGCAATAATGCAACCATTTCCTGCTGTGAGGTGTTAAACTCTCTTATTTTTCCTGCGCATGAACAACATCATAACAACTCCTTTTTATGTGCAGCACTGGTGATGGGACAAAGCAATATGGCCGCAGGAGCTACGATAGGCTCCAACCATAATTCCCGGGGTGCTGATGGAGAAATCATTGCCGGACGAGGGTTCTGGCCGGGTCTTTGTGTAAGCCTCAAGCATAATTCAAAGTTTGCCTCTTTTACCATTATCTCTAAAGGCAACTATATGTCTGAAATGAATATTCCCATTCCTTTCAGCCTTATCCTCAATGATGAACATACCAACTGTCTGAAAATCATGCCAGGCTATTGGTTTATGCACAACATGTATGCATTGGCCCGCAACTCCTGGAAGTATGTAGACCGCGATAAGCGTACCGATAAAATACAAACAATAGAGTATGATTATCTCGCACCCGACTCCGTAGAAGAGATGATTGCTTCGCTTACGCTTATGGAAACAGCAGTAGGAAAAGCATGGTATGTATCTAAAGAAGAAAGCACAGATAAATTAACCGGGCAAACTATCCAGCTTAAAGGCCGGGAGTTACTAACACAGCATCCTGATGAAGTAGCCCGGCTGCAGGTATTTGCAGAAAACATGGAAAACAGCCACCGCCGGGTACAATTGTTGAAAGTACATAAAGCTTATGCCTGGTTCAAAGACCTCATTTTACTTTATGGTATTCGTAATATCATAGACTATGTAGACCAACAGGATCTTAATTCCCTTACCGCATTACAAACCATCGTTAAATCGTCCAAACGTGGTGCCTGGCACAATATAGGTGGTCAGCTTATGAAAGCAGATACACTGGAAGAATTAAAAAACAAAATCAGAAAAGGTAAAATCAATAGCTGGGACCAACTGCATGATAACTATATACAAATAGGGGAAGACTATTTTTATGATAAACTGCAGCATGCCATTGCAAGTATGTTACATGTACTTGAAATATCCCCCCGGGAATTTTCTACCCTCCATTTAAAACAATGCCTGCAACAATCTGTAAATACATTGGGTATACTCACGGAGAATATCTACCAGTCGCGCGAAAAGGATTACAATAACCCTTTCCGTAAAATGAGTTATGAAAACGAAGCCGAAATGGATGCTGTTATTGGCAAACTGGAAGATAATGGTTTCATTCAGCAAACGCGGTCATCACTTAAGGAGTACAAAAAGCAGGTAAAAGATATGATCAGAAAATGGGAGCTGTAA
- a CDS encoding S9 family peptidase, with translation MKKWLPLIIILFVYVPVAAQQITPLTVEKIMQDPKWIGTSPDHVFWGTDNQTIYFDWNPEKAPTDSLYAASTKTILPHKTAASTRAFIKAKAEGTYNNNKTFLTYSLNGDIYLLNISTDKTIRITQTTSQESNPLFLKGDQQIVYQLHNDLFLWDKINGTTTQLTNFQKGNKPDENPPVLNQQEKWLQAQQPELLQIVKDRQEKSDAAKAFNKTYAPIPLRALYLQDKRLQNVTISPDGRFVTYTLFKAPANARNTIVPDYVTKSGFTTDIPSREKVGAPQGTFESFIYDRQQDTVLAIKTAAIPGIKDVPDYVKDYPSKDTAVKKVADREVIINGPYWSPEGSRAMVDIRSQDNKDRWLMLLDATNGNLQLLDRQRDEAWIAGPGIGWSFGGANLGWINETTCWFQSETSGYSHLYKMVVNSGQKTALTTGNYEVQEAQLSADKKFFYIITNEVDPGEKQLYRLAVNGGAPQRLTQMSGAHETSISPDEKWIAFRYSFSNKPWELYLQRNEPGAKAIQVTHQAMSAAFNTYAWRVPEIIKVTARDNAPVYARLFTPAPGKKNGAAVIFVHGAGYLQNAHRWWSSYFREYMFHNMLTDQGYTVLDMDYRGSAGYGRNWRTGIYRHMGGKDLDDQVDGARYLADKMGIDPKRIGIYGGSYGGFITLMALFTTPDVFAAGAALRSVTDWAHYNHGYTSNILNEPYTDSIAYRRSSPIYYANGLKNRLLMCHGMVDTNVHFEDIVRLTQRLIELGKNNWELAVFPVEDHGFTTPSSWTDEYKRIKKLFDETLLK, from the coding sequence ATGAAAAAGTGGTTACCTCTTATCATTATTTTATTTGTATACGTCCCTGTTGCTGCCCAACAAATAACCCCGCTTACCGTAGAGAAAATCATGCAGGATCCCAAATGGATAGGCACTTCGCCGGATCATGTATTTTGGGGAACTGATAACCAAACCATTTATTTTGACTGGAATCCCGAAAAAGCACCCACAGATTCATTATATGCTGCAAGTACTAAAACAATACTCCCTCATAAAACAGCGGCATCAACAAGAGCCTTCATCAAAGCCAAAGCCGAAGGTACTTACAATAATAATAAAACGTTCCTTACCTACAGCCTCAACGGAGATATTTACCTTTTGAATATCAGCACTGATAAAACAATCCGCATTACACAAACTACCTCGCAGGAAAGCAATCCATTATTTCTGAAAGGAGATCAACAGATTGTTTATCAACTGCATAATGATCTTTTCCTGTGGGATAAAATAAATGGCACGACTACCCAGCTGACCAATTTTCAAAAAGGTAATAAACCAGATGAAAATCCACCCGTATTAAACCAGCAGGAAAAATGGTTACAGGCGCAACAACCTGAGTTACTGCAAATTGTGAAAGACAGGCAGGAAAAATCAGATGCTGCCAAAGCTTTCAACAAAACATACGCCCCTATACCATTGCGCGCGCTATACTTACAAGACAAGCGCCTGCAGAATGTAACAATAAGTCCGGACGGCAGGTTTGTTACTTACACTTTGTTTAAAGCACCTGCTAATGCCCGCAATACTATTGTACCTGATTATGTCACTAAAAGCGGCTTTACAACCGACATCCCCTCCAGGGAAAAAGTAGGCGCACCGCAGGGAACTTTTGAGAGTTTCATTTATGACCGGCAGCAGGATACTGTATTGGCTATCAAAACAGCTGCCATTCCCGGCATTAAAGATGTACCTGATTATGTAAAAGACTATCCCTCAAAAGATACCGCTGTTAAGAAAGTGGCCGACAGGGAAGTTATTATTAACGGACCGTATTGGTCGCCAGAAGGCAGTCGTGCGATGGTAGATATCCGTTCCCAGGATAACAAAGACCGTTGGTTAATGCTGCTGGACGCCACCAATGGTAATCTTCAGCTATTGGACCGTCAGCGGGATGAAGCCTGGATAGCAGGACCAGGCATAGGCTGGAGCTTTGGCGGTGCTAATCTGGGCTGGATAAATGAAACCACCTGCTGGTTTCAATCTGAAACCAGTGGTTATTCTCATTTGTATAAAATGGTCGTTAATTCGGGACAAAAAACAGCATTAACTACCGGCAATTATGAGGTACAGGAAGCCCAGTTATCGGCAGATAAAAAGTTTTTCTACATCATTACCAATGAAGTAGATCCCGGCGAAAAGCAACTATACCGGCTGGCGGTTAACGGAGGTGCTCCACAACGGCTTACCCAAATGTCCGGGGCGCATGAAACCAGTATTTCCCCTGACGAAAAGTGGATTGCCTTCCGTTATTCTTTTTCCAATAAACCATGGGAATTGTACCTGCAACGAAATGAGCCAGGTGCCAAAGCGATACAAGTCACGCACCAGGCCATGTCCGCAGCATTCAATACCTATGCCTGGCGGGTACCGGAAATAATTAAAGTTACCGCCCGCGATAATGCTCCTGTATATGCCCGCTTGTTTACGCCTGCACCTGGCAAGAAGAATGGTGCGGCAGTCATATTTGTACATGGAGCCGGTTATCTGCAGAATGCGCACAGGTGGTGGAGTAGTTATTTCAGAGAATATATGTTTCACAATATGCTTACTGATCAGGGATATACCGTACTGGATATGGATTACCGGGGCAGTGCCGGCTATGGCCGCAACTGGCGCACCGGCATCTACCGGCACATGGGCGGTAAAGACCTCGATGATCAGGTAGATGGTGCCAGGTACCTGGCTGACAAGATGGGGATTGATCCCAAACGTATAGGTATCTACGGAGGAAGTTATGGCGGATTTATCACGCTGATGGCACTATTTACCACACCAGATGTGTTTGCAGCCGGCGCAGCACTCCGGTCTGTTACTGACTGGGCCCACTATAACCATGGTTATACCAGCAATATTCTGAACGAACCCTACACTGATAGTATCGCCTACCGCCGCTCCTCTCCTATCTATTATGCCAATGGATTAAAAAACAGGTTACTGATGTGTCATGGAATGGTGGATACCAATGTACATTTTGAAGATATTGTCAGGCTCACCCAAAGGTTGATTGAGCTGGGAAAAAATAATTGGGAACTGGCAGTATTTCCTGTAGAAGATCATGGTTTTACCACACCAAGCAGCTGGACCGATGAATATAAACGTATAAAAAAACTCTTTGACGAAACACTTTTAAAATAA
- a CDS encoding bestrophin family protein gives MINYNPKEWFTFIFRIHKADTVRKLFPMFIALSLYAGLVAFLELEVWKLSGNSDLKNISVIHGLLGFVISLLLVFRTNTAYDRWYEGRKQWGTLVNSSRNLSMKLGAILPATDTAARAFFKVMIPNYAFCLKSHLRNTYLPEEIMPLPGDIPFNPDLGKHVPNQAAIMLMNRIHELYRQNHITGDQLIVINQELQSFTDVCGACERIKNTPIPFSYSVFIKKFIFFYVMTMPFGYVFGLGYLIIPMVVFIFYVLASLELIAEEIEDPFGLDANDLPADTICANIRKHVSEIL, from the coding sequence ATGATCAATTACAATCCAAAAGAGTGGTTTACTTTTATTTTCCGTATCCACAAAGCGGATACCGTGCGGAAGCTATTCCCCATGTTCATCGCCCTGTCGCTTTATGCAGGACTTGTAGCGTTTCTCGAACTGGAAGTATGGAAGTTATCCGGGAACAGTGACCTTAAAAACATTTCTGTCATACACGGATTACTGGGCTTCGTCATTTCCCTGCTGCTGGTATTCCGTACCAACACTGCATATGACCGCTGGTATGAAGGCCGGAAGCAGTGGGGTACTCTGGTAAACAGCAGCCGCAACCTGTCGATGAAACTAGGGGCTATCCTGCCAGCTACCGACACGGCTGCCAGAGCATTTTTTAAGGTAATGATCCCCAATTATGCTTTTTGCCTTAAAAGTCACCTGCGCAATACCTATTTACCGGAAGAAATAATGCCCCTGCCCGGAGATATCCCCTTTAACCCAGACCTGGGAAAACACGTTCCTAATCAGGCCGCCATAATGCTAATGAACAGGATACATGAATTATACCGGCAAAATCACATTACGGGCGACCAGCTGATTGTCATTAACCAGGAACTACAATCCTTCACGGATGTATGCGGCGCCTGTGAACGGATCAAGAACACCCCTATTCCTTTTTCCTATAGCGTATTTATAAAAAAGTTTATCTTCTTTTATGTAATGACGATGCCATTTGGGTACGTTTTTGGCTTAGGGTACCTGATTATCCCCATGGTGGTATTTATATTTTATGTATTGGCCAGTCTGGAGTTAATTGCCGAAGAAATAGAGGACCCGTTTGGCCTGGATGCTAACGACCTCCCGGCAGATACTATTTGCGCCAATATCCGCAAACATGTATCCGAAATATTGTAG
- the glmS gene encoding glutamine--fructose-6-phosphate transaminase (isomerizing), translating into MCGIVAYIGQREAYPIVLKGLKRLEYRGYDSAGVAIINNGLQVYKKKGKVALLEEELVGKDMHSHIAIGHTRWATHGEPSDANAHPHISGDGKLAMVHNGIIENYAHLKKELQNLGHVFKSDTDTEVLMHFIEEIKKSNQCSLEEALRIALKRVVGAYVILIVDQDNPGTLIAARKGSPLVIGVGKGEHFLASDASPIVEYTKEVVYVNDYEIAILREDELILKNISNEIQTPYIQKLDIELAAIEKGGYDHFMIKEIFEQPQTIFDSLRGRLDAKKGTLTMGGIREYADMLKNANRIIIVACGTSWHAGLVAEYMIEELCRIPVEVEYASEFRYRNPVVGPGDVIIAVSQSGETADTLVAIESAKEKGAIILGICNVVGSSIARASHAGAYTHAGPEIGVASTKAFTAQLAVLCLVGLMVAKEKGAITPQRFQHLLDELENVPEKVATTLELNEQVKNIAAKYKDARDFLYLGRGYNFPVALEGALKLKEISYIHAEGYPAAEMKHGPIALVDENLPVVFVATKDSYYEKVVSNIQEIKARKGKVIAVITEGDTIIPGMADDIIVVPEADELVAPMISVIPLQLLAYHIGVLKGLDVDKPRNLAKSVTVE; encoded by the coding sequence ATGTGTGGAATCGTAGCTTACATAGGACAACGGGAAGCTTACCCCATCGTACTAAAAGGCCTCAAAAGACTGGAATACCGCGGTTATGACAGCGCTGGTGTTGCCATTATCAACAACGGATTACAGGTATACAAGAAAAAAGGAAAAGTAGCCTTACTGGAAGAAGAACTTGTTGGCAAGGATATGCATAGCCATATTGCCATCGGTCATACCCGCTGGGCTACCCATGGCGAACCCAGTGATGCCAATGCCCATCCTCATATTTCCGGTGATGGTAAACTCGCCATGGTGCATAACGGTATCATTGAAAACTATGCTCACCTCAAAAAAGAATTGCAAAACCTTGGGCATGTTTTTAAAAGTGATACGGATACGGAAGTGCTGATGCATTTCATTGAAGAAATCAAAAAAAGTAATCAGTGTTCTTTAGAAGAAGCATTACGTATCGCACTGAAAAGAGTAGTAGGTGCCTATGTAATCCTGATCGTGGATCAGGATAATCCTGGTACACTCATCGCCGCCCGGAAAGGAAGCCCGCTGGTAATTGGTGTTGGTAAGGGAGAACATTTTTTAGCTTCTGATGCTTCCCCTATTGTAGAATACACCAAAGAAGTAGTTTATGTAAACGACTACGAAATTGCCATTTTAAGGGAAGATGAACTGATCCTCAAAAATATTTCCAACGAAATACAGACACCCTATATTCAGAAACTGGATATAGAACTTGCCGCTATCGAAAAAGGTGGCTATGATCATTTCATGATCAAGGAAATATTTGAACAGCCACAAACCATTTTTGATAGTTTGCGCGGCAGGCTGGATGCCAAAAAAGGAACACTTACTATGGGTGGTATCCGCGAATATGCCGATATGCTTAAAAATGCTAACCGCATTATTATTGTGGCATGTGGTACCTCCTGGCATGCAGGCCTGGTGGCAGAATACATGATTGAAGAATTATGCCGCATTCCGGTAGAAGTAGAATACGCTTCTGAGTTCAGATACCGTAATCCTGTAGTGGGCCCCGGCGATGTGATCATTGCAGTATCACAGTCAGGCGAAACAGCGGACACCCTGGTAGCTATTGAAAGCGCCAAGGAAAAAGGAGCTATTATTCTTGGTATCTGTAATGTAGTAGGCTCTTCCATTGCCCGCGCCTCCCATGCCGGTGCATATACACATGCAGGCCCTGAAATTGGCGTAGCCAGCACCAAAGCATTTACCGCCCAGCTTGCCGTACTTTGTCTGGTAGGCTTAATGGTAGCCAAAGAAAAAGGAGCTATTACCCCACAGCGCTTCCAACACTTACTGGATGAGTTGGAAAATGTTCCGGAAAAAGTGGCAACCACACTGGAACTGAATGAGCAGGTAAAAAACATTGCGGCCAAATATAAAGATGCCCGCGATTTCCTCTACCTGGGCCGCGGATATAATTTCCCGGTAGCACTGGAAGGGGCATTAAAACTGAAGGAAATATCTTACATACATGCGGAAGGCTACCCTGCTGCTGAAATGAAACACGGTCCGATTGCCCTGGTAGATGAAAACCTGCCGGTAGTATTTGTAGCTACTAAGGATAGTTATTATGAAAAGGTAGTTTCTAACATACAGGAAATAAAAGCCCGTAAAGGTAAAGTAATTGCTGTCATTACAGAAGGGGACACTATTATTCCGGGAATGGCAGATGATATCATTGTAGTGCCTGAAGCAGATGAGCTGGTAGCCCCTATGATATCTGTTATCCCGTTGCAGCTGCTTGCTTATCATATTGGCGTACTCAAAGGGCTGGATGTAGACAAGCCAAGGAATCTGGCGAAATCAGTAACCGTAGAATAA